The Crocosphaera subtropica ATCC 51142 genome includes a window with the following:
- a CDS encoding S-layer homology domain-containing protein: MKILIQIAQGFCLLSVSLLSCVPKTLSETISLPLSDVTSNQVIISKLENSVLGFDQSKQEPVLLAFNSFTDIDGVKGQTEIQQLVQLGVIETNSSNFNPLDPITRGQFVTWLVKAYNQLHDVPIPVGSNRELAFSDLSVSHPDFNYIQAAYDAGYIVGFEDGTFQPNNPLTREQMIALKSQLDSSGSDSRNADRLRHFASRTMGYTDVEQMSDQYLKYLVFDAWNAAGSKNFVRVYGQTRIYSPKRPVTRAEAAILLTKFRKGKPIEKVLESR; encoded by the coding sequence ATGAAAATATTGATACAAATAGCTCAAGGTTTCTGCTTATTAAGTGTTAGCTTATTGAGTTGTGTCCCTAAGACCCTATCTGAAACAATTTCACTGCCATTATCAGATGTTACCTCCAATCAAGTAATAATATCTAAGCTTGAAAATTCGGTCTTAGGGTTCGATCAATCAAAGCAAGAACCAGTTTTATTAGCCTTTAACAGTTTTACAGATATTGATGGGGTAAAAGGACAAACAGAAATACAACAATTAGTGCAACTAGGAGTTATTGAAACCAATAGTAGCAATTTTAATCCCCTAGATCCCATTACCCGTGGTCAATTTGTTACTTGGTTAGTCAAGGCTTATAATCAACTGCATGATGTTCCTATTCCTGTTGGTTCAAATCGTGAGTTGGCCTTTTCCGATTTGTCTGTGTCCCATCCTGATTTTAACTATATTCAAGCTGCCTATGATGCGGGATATATTGTTGGTTTTGAAGATGGAACATTTCAACCGAATAATCCTTTAACCAGAGAACAAATGATTGCTTTAAAAAGTCAACTTGACTCTTCTGGTTCAGATAGTCGTAACGCAGATAGGTTACGGCATTTTGCCAGTCGGACAATGGGTTATACAGATGTTGAGCAAATGAGCGATCAATATTTAAAATATCTTGTTTTTGATGCTTGGAATGCAGCCGGAAGTAAAAACTTTGTTCGGGTTTATGGCCAGACTCGAATTTATAGTCCAAAGCGTCCTGTGACTAGGGCAGAAGCTGCTATTTTATTAACAAAATTTAGAAAAGGAAAACCCATTGAAAAGGTCTTAGAAAGCCGTTGA
- a CDS encoding cupredoxin domain-containing protein, which yields MKEKIVGLLFTVLLSCCLMNVSDTLAATETTDVTVSLGNEGGELVFVPNHLEFVAGKKYKIKLDNPSPTKHYFTSKDFADASWTQKVEAAKVEVKGAIHELELKPSAEAEWVLVPMKPGTYELHCSIPGHAEAGMVGDIVILSE from the coding sequence ATGAAAGAGAAAATTGTAGGCTTATTATTTACCGTTTTATTGTCCTGTTGTTTAATGAATGTATCTGATACCTTAGCAGCCACAGAAACCACAGACGTTACTGTTAGCTTAGGGAATGAAGGAGGGGAATTAGTATTTGTTCCGAATCACCTAGAATTCGTAGCCGGAAAAAAGTACAAAATTAAACTAGATAATCCCAGTCCAACCAAACATTATTTTACATCGAAAGACTTTGCCGATGCCAGTTGGACTCAAAAAGTTGAAGCCGCAAAAGTAGAAGTCAAAGGAGCAATTCATGAGCTAGAATTGAAGCCATCAGCAGAAGCAGAATGGGTTTTAGTTCCCATGAAACCAGGAACCTATGAACTTCATTGTTCCATTCCTGGCCATGCAGAAGCAGGAATGGTGGGAGATATTGTTATTTTATCTGAATAA
- a CDS encoding response regulator: protein MKRLQILLLEDNPLDADVVSLTLAEGGIDCDLQVVDTQAKFVAALQTQRFALVLADYILPGFDGATALRITRERYPNMPFIFVSASLGEELAIESLKQGATDYVLKQRLERLVPCVERALQEAKEHRKRKAAETALRESEDRLRLAIESAQLGTWDWNLLTNELRWDAGCKAMFGLPPEAETSIETFFQGLHPDDRQRLSQVVQDSLNPANGGIYDTEYRTIGFEDHVERWIKAKGQVYLDESGTPFRFIGTVLEITEQKQAQRRMKADLQDTQVLQELSTRLISEQNIEVIYQEIIETAITLSRADAGSFQYFDVKTNQLQLLATQGFSQRIMDHFDCVMANLQTSFGQTLLNGERAFIDFEAPEDTDGCLKMHLDEGFFSAQSTPLISRSGQFIGLFSTYWRRHHRPSERERRFLDLLARQAADLIEQRQAIAERQQLLEREQAAREDAEQANRIKDEFLAILSHELRSPLNPILGWSTLLQTKQFDPITTKKGLSTIERNAKLQTQLIDDLLDIARILRGKLKLEETTVNLVTVVEGAMEVVRTTAEAKSIALQFEVITVCQVRGDEGRLEQVVWNLLSNAIKFTPEGGQVGVRLEVNGEQACLTVKDTGKGISSDFLPYLFQSFRQEDVSVTRQYGGLGLGLAIVKYIVDAHNGSITADSSGEGQGATFTVQFPVLQEEGKTSPTFLSAVSTDLRGIKVLAVDDSEDTRHLLEMLLTSYGAETSVVASGTEVLTHLKTFDPDVLICDISMPDMDGYTLLQEIRVLPDAQGGNIPAIALTAFTRHEDRQKALSKGFQEHIPKPIDPDKLAGAIARLASVD from the coding sequence ATGAAAAGGCTTCAAATTTTACTGTTAGAAGATAATCCCCTGGATGCAGACGTGGTTAGCCTTACTCTTGCTGAGGGTGGTATTGATTGTGATTTGCAGGTTGTGGATACTCAGGCCAAATTTGTGGCAGCGTTGCAAACACAGAGGTTTGCTCTCGTTTTGGCCGACTATATATTACCGGGATTTGATGGTGCTACCGCTTTGAGGATTACCCGTGAGCGTTACCCAAATATGCCCTTTATTTTTGTGTCAGCCAGTTTAGGGGAAGAGTTGGCCATTGAATCCTTGAAACAAGGGGCAACCGATTATGTCCTCAAGCAGCGACTAGAACGGTTAGTTCCCTGTGTAGAAAGAGCGTTACAAGAAGCCAAAGAACATCGTAAGCGCAAGGCTGCCGAAACTGCCCTACGAGAAAGCGAAGATCGATTACGTTTGGCCATTGAGTCGGCTCAATTGGGGACTTGGGACTGGAACCTGCTCACCAATGAGCTAAGATGGGATGCCGGTTGTAAAGCGATGTTTGGCTTACCCCCTGAAGCAGAAACGAGCATTGAGACTTTTTTTCAAGGATTACATCCCGATGACCGACAACGATTGTCTCAAGTGGTACAAGATTCTCTAAATCCTGCCAACGGAGGTATTTACGACACAGAATATCGAACCATTGGCTTTGAGGATCACGTTGAACGCTGGATTAAAGCGAAAGGACAAGTTTATTTAGACGAGAGTGGGACACCGTTTCGTTTTATTGGTACCGTCTTAGAGATTACGGAACAAAAACAAGCCCAAAGAAGAATGAAGGCTGATCTCCAAGATACTCAAGTCTTGCAAGAACTCAGCACCCGTCTGATCTCTGAACAAAATATCGAGGTCATCTACCAAGAAATTATCGAGACTGCTATCACCCTTTCACGGGCTGATGCTGGTTCGTTTCAATACTTTGATGTTAAAACCAACCAGTTGCAATTGTTGGCAACTCAAGGCTTTAGTCAGCGCATCATGGATCATTTTGACTGCGTTATGGCGAATTTACAAACATCTTTCGGGCAGACTTTACTTAACGGTGAACGGGCTTTTATTGATTTTGAAGCCCCAGAAGATACGGATGGCTGTTTGAAAATGCACCTCGATGAAGGATTTTTTTCAGCCCAGTCAACCCCCCTCATCTCCCGATCCGGTCAATTTATCGGTCTGTTTTCAACTTACTGGCGCAGACACCATCGTCCCAGTGAGCGAGAACGACGGTTTCTCGATTTGCTGGCTCGCCAAGCGGCCGATCTCATTGAGCAACGACAGGCTATAGCTGAACGTCAGCAACTCCTAGAACGGGAACAGGCAGCACGGGAAGACGCAGAGCAGGCCAACCGTATTAAAGACGAATTTCTGGCAATCTTGTCTCACGAGTTGCGATCGCCTCTCAATCCTATTCTGGGCTGGTCAACCCTACTTCAGACCAAACAGTTCGACCCCATCACAACGAAAAAAGGTCTTTCGACCATTGAACGCAACGCTAAACTGCAAACTCAACTGATTGATGATCTCCTCGATATTGCCCGTATTTTGCGCGGTAAGCTCAAGTTAGAAGAGACGACAGTTAATCTGGTAACGGTCGTCGAAGGGGCGATGGAAGTGGTCAGAACCACTGCTGAAGCAAAATCCATTGCCCTACAATTCGAGGTGATCACTGTTTGCCAGGTTAGGGGGGATGAGGGACGGCTGGAGCAAGTGGTTTGGAATTTGTTGTCAAACGCCATTAAATTTACCCCAGAAGGGGGTCAGGTAGGGGTGCGGCTTGAAGTGAACGGCGAGCAAGCTTGTCTTACTGTTAAGGACACTGGCAAAGGCATCAGTTCAGACTTTCTGCCCTATTTATTTCAATCGTTTCGCCAGGAAGATGTTTCGGTCACTCGTCAGTATGGGGGTTTGGGGTTGGGACTTGCCATCGTTAAATATATCGTGGATGCCCACAACGGCAGTATTACCGCCGATAGCTCAGGAGAAGGACAAGGGGCTACGTTTACCGTACAGTTTCCTGTGTTACAAGAGGAAGGGAAAACTTCTCCAACTTTCCTAAGCGCAGTTAGCACGGATCTAAGGGGCATTAAAGTTCTGGCAGTTGATGACAGCGAGGATACACGCCACTTACTGGAGATGCTTCTAACCTCCTATGGGGCCGAAACCAGCGTTGTTGCTTCTGGAACTGAAGTCTTAACTCATTTAAAGACGTTTGATCCTGATGTGCTAATCTGCGACATTAGTATGCCGGATATGGATGGTTACACCCTCCTTCAAGAGATTCGAGTCTTACCCGATGCTCAGGGAGGCAATATCCCTGCGATCGCCCTTACCGCTTTTACCCGCCACGAAGATCGTCAAAAGGCTTTATCAAAAGGGTTTCAAGAACACATTCCTAAACCTATTGACCCAGACAAGTTGGCAGGTGCGATCGCTCGGTTAGCTTCAGTCGATTAA
- a CDS encoding SpoIID/LytB domain-containing protein → MKKLVKNLFVNRPQVWGVPLVCAMTVPIIVTQWQPSKSSLENEPQTTSLPPLSQLSPSPKQSAVTTQTSDVQKPYLKQPSQKKPEAKTEKLADNTHKSEVKKPLDPQPSQMSAPSPPPSPKSLAAAPVDYQPPPLEIRVAILRDAPGTTLGVSGQAVVSDRNNKQIKTLSGSQGWNVSPNGGSLSLGGQSVPGVVWVQPTEGSLIYVGDRWYRGKMLLVSQGNSLLVVNHVNFEQYLYSVVGSEMHANAPTEALKAQAIAARSYALVHMIRPASAWYDLGNTQRWQVYKGLNSEYNTGHHAVRSTKGEILSHQGGVVESLYAATDEIVARAHKGRGMSQIGAYELARKGYDYQQILDHYYPGVGLARLILSN, encoded by the coding sequence ATGAAAAAGTTGGTAAAAAACTTGTTTGTCAACCGTCCCCAAGTGTGGGGAGTTCCTTTAGTCTGCGCTATGACTGTTCCTATCATTGTCACTCAGTGGCAACCGTCTAAGTCTTCTTTAGAAAATGAACCCCAGACAACCTCTTTACCTCCCCTAAGTCAATTATCACCGTCTCCCAAGCAGTCAGCGGTTACGACTCAAACATCAGACGTTCAAAAACCCTATTTAAAACAACCTTCCCAGAAGAAACCAGAGGCGAAAACTGAAAAGTTGGCAGATAACACTCACAAGTCAGAGGTTAAAAAACCTCTTGATCCTCAACCGTCCCAAATGTCAGCCCCGTCTCCTCCTCCCTCTCCTAAGTCCTTAGCTGCCGCACCGGTGGACTATCAACCCCCTCCCCTAGAAATTCGTGTGGCGATTTTACGAGATGCCCCAGGAACCACCCTAGGGGTGTCAGGACAAGCAGTCGTCAGCGATCGCAACAATAAACAGATAAAAACCCTCTCTGGTTCCCAAGGGTGGAATGTTAGTCCCAATGGGGGATCGTTATCCTTGGGAGGACAGTCAGTCCCTGGAGTGGTTTGGGTGCAACCCACAGAAGGCAGTCTCATCTATGTGGGCGATCGCTGGTATCGGGGCAAAATGTTACTGGTATCTCAGGGTAATAGTTTGTTAGTTGTTAATCATGTCAATTTTGAGCAATATTTATACAGTGTTGTCGGTAGTGAAATGCACGCCAATGCACCGACGGAAGCGTTGAAAGCCCAAGCGATCGCAGCCCGTTCCTATGCTTTAGTTCACATGATCCGCCCGGCCAGTGCTTGGTACGATCTGGGGAATACCCAACGTTGGCAGGTGTATAAGGGATTAAACAGTGAATATAATACCGGTCATCATGCAGTACGAAGCACCAAGGGAGAGATTTTAAGCCATCAAGGAGGTGTGGTGGAATCTCTCTATGCTGCTACGGATGAAATTGTTGCTCGGGCCCACAAAGGAAGGGGAATGAGTCAGATCGGGGCTTATGAGTTAGCGAGAAAAGGTTATGATTATCAACAAATCTTAGATCACTATTATCCTGGAGTGGGTTTAGCGCGGTTAATTTTGAGCAATTAA
- a CDS encoding glutathione S-transferase family protein, whose translation MYKVFGDMLSGNCYKIKLLMQFLDIKHQWHPIDILRGETHTDQFKRMNPNTRIPVLQLADHEYLWESNAILNYLAEGTEFLPSNKYERAKVLQWQFFEQYSHEPYIATARYINKYLGLPKDREAEYYGKQTGGYKALSVMEDHLSQNRFFVGNHATIADISLYAYTHVANEGGFDLFTYQHIQRWFEDFESISGYIEMSRDNS comes from the coding sequence ATGTATAAAGTTTTTGGTGATATGCTATCAGGAAATTGCTACAAAATTAAATTATTAATGCAGTTTCTTGATATTAAGCATCAATGGCATCCTATTGACATTCTTCGTGGTGAAACCCATACTGATCAATTCAAACGAATGAACCCAAATACCAGAATTCCTGTACTGCAATTAGCTGATCATGAATATCTATGGGAATCCAATGCCATTTTAAATTATTTGGCAGAAGGAACAGAATTTTTGCCTTCCAATAAATATGAAAGAGCAAAAGTATTACAGTGGCAATTTTTTGAACAATATAGCCACGAACCCTATATTGCTACAGCAAGGTACATCAATAAGTATTTAGGTTTACCCAAAGATAGAGAAGCTGAATACTATGGTAAACAAACTGGTGGTTATAAAGCGTTATCGGTGATGGAAGACCATCTGAGTCAAAATCGTTTTTTTGTTGGTAATCATGCCACGATCGCTGATATCAGTTTATATGCTTACACTCATGTGGCTAATGAAGGGGGTTTTGATTTATTCACCTACCAACATATTCAAAGGTGGTTCGAGGATTTTGAGTCGATTTCTGGTTACATCGAAATGAGTCGAGATAATAGTTAA
- a CDS encoding DUF721 domain-containing protein yields the protein MSLTSLNHLLEVLAKQPKWEEYRRYLEICDIWSTIVPEKTASQSQPLYVQRDILWIATSSSGWAQQLSFQSYSLLKQLNHHLSSSPLHKLRFSPAQWQPHYDQEYPSSPDKGRSFFSYTDAVKPSPQTPQTPEEGFQRWTKAIAQHLDPLPLCPQCHCRTPAVELERWSKCYLCITQHWQTKSLSNLE from the coding sequence ATGTCCCTCACCTCCCTAAATCATCTCCTTGAAGTGTTAGCCAAACAGCCGAAATGGGAAGAATATCGTCGTTATCTTGAAATCTGTGACATTTGGTCAACTATCGTACCAGAAAAAACTGCTTCCCAGAGTCAACCCTTATATGTTCAAAGGGATATCCTTTGGATCGCCACCTCTAGTTCAGGTTGGGCGCAACAATTATCGTTTCAAAGTTATTCTCTCCTAAAACAACTGAATCATCATTTATCCAGTTCTCCCTTACACAAGCTTCGGTTTTCTCCTGCACAATGGCAACCACATTACGACCAGGAATACCCCTCCTCTCCAGACAAAGGGAGAAGTTTCTTTTCTTATACTGATGCCGTTAAACCTTCCCCTCAAACTCCCCAAACCCCAGAAGAAGGGTTTCAACGATGGACTAAGGCGATCGCACAACACCTGGACCCCCTTCCTTTGTGTCCTCAGTGTCACTGTCGAACCCCTGCAGTTGAACTCGAAAGATGGTCTAAATGTTATCTTTGCATAACGCAACATTGGCAAACAAAATCCTTATCAAATTTAGAGTAA
- a CDS encoding S-methyl-5'-thioadenosine phosphorylase — MVTHAKIGILGGSGLYQMDALQDVQEIHLETPFGKPSDAFIVGNLNGVSVAFLARHGRNHHLIPSELPFRANIYGMKQLGVEYLISASAVGSLKEEIKPLDMVIPDQFIDRTHHRVSTFFGQGIVAHIGFGHPVCPQLAAILGEAVKNLALPEIDLHQGGTYVCMEGPAFSTIAESKLYRSWGASVIGMTNLQEAKLAREAEIAYATLALVTDYDCWHQDHDHVTVEMIIDNLHKNAINAQKVILETVKRLDKNPPISEAHSALKYAILTPREQIPLETREKLGLIINKYL; from the coding sequence ATGGTCACTCACGCAAAAATAGGTATTTTGGGCGGAAGCGGTTTGTATCAGATGGACGCGCTTCAGGATGTACAGGAAATTCATCTAGAGACTCCTTTTGGTAAGCCTTCTGATGCGTTTATTGTAGGCAACCTAAATGGGGTGTCAGTGGCTTTTTTAGCCCGTCATGGTCGTAATCATCATTTAATTCCTTCAGAGTTGCCCTTTCGGGCAAATATTTACGGCATGAAACAGCTAGGGGTAGAGTATCTCATTTCTGCTTCGGCGGTGGGTTCTCTTAAAGAGGAAATCAAACCCCTAGATATGGTTATACCGGATCAATTTATCGATCGCACCCATCACCGAGTTTCCACCTTTTTTGGTCAGGGAATAGTAGCCCATATCGGTTTTGGTCATCCGGTTTGTCCCCAACTGGCGGCCATTTTAGGGGAGGCGGTGAAAAATTTAGCCTTACCTGAGATTGATCTACATCAAGGAGGAACCTATGTGTGCATGGAAGGTCCTGCTTTTTCAACGATTGCTGAATCTAAGTTATACCGCAGTTGGGGTGCGTCTGTGATTGGTATGACCAATTTACAAGAGGCAAAATTAGCCAGGGAAGCCGAAATTGCTTATGCTACTCTAGCCTTAGTCACCGACTACGATTGTTGGCATCAAGATCATGATCATGTCACCGTCGAGATGATTATTGATAATTTACATAAAAATGCCATTAATGCCCAAAAAGTTATCTTAGAAACCGTCAAACGCTTAGATAAAAATCCCCCAATTTCTGAAGCCCATTCGGCCTTGAAATATGCCATTCTTACTCCTCGTGAACAAATTCCCCTAGAAACCAGAGAAAAATTAGGTCTAATTATCAATAAATATTTATAA